One genomic window of Nakamurella panacisegetis includes the following:
- a CDS encoding winged helix-turn-helix domain-containing protein, which produces MTSSRPVPQLQITAAQARRTAIAAQGLSAPLPAAAGAYNRGHLRRLVDRIGLLQIDSVNVLARAHYLPLFSRLGQYRVDLLAGAAWPARPADRTLLETWAHEASLVPIELQPLLRWRQRKFVDGPWSSAAKLRAEHPGFLEDVLAVVRDHGPLSAGEIEKVLEAPGRGKPGWWEWSATKTASEYLFAVGAIGTSFRRGFERVYDLTERILPAAVLATPTPAEFEAKKALIARSARAHGIGTVGDLADYYRIRNDDAKRALLELVEDGDVLPVQVRGWRDIAFLHRDAKMPRKVTGRALLCPFDPLIWERARTERLFDFRYRIEIYTPAPKRVYGYYVFPLLVGDELVGRFDLKSDRATGRLLVQAAWHEPGTVPGEVAQAASAELSRMARWLDLDEVAIMPRGNLHGALAAAM; this is translated from the coding sequence GTGACATCCTCCCGGCCCGTGCCGCAGTTGCAGATCACCGCCGCCCAGGCCCGCCGTACCGCGATCGCCGCACAGGGGCTGTCGGCGCCCCTGCCGGCGGCGGCGGGCGCCTACAACCGAGGGCACCTGCGACGGCTGGTCGACCGGATCGGGCTGCTGCAGATCGATTCGGTGAACGTCCTGGCCCGCGCTCACTACCTGCCGTTGTTCTCGCGGTTGGGCCAGTACCGGGTCGACCTGCTGGCCGGGGCGGCCTGGCCGGCGCGTCCGGCCGACCGCACCCTGCTCGAGACCTGGGCCCACGAGGCCTCCCTGGTGCCCATCGAGTTGCAGCCGCTGCTGCGCTGGCGGCAGCGCAAGTTCGTCGACGGCCCGTGGTCATCCGCGGCGAAGCTCCGGGCCGAGCATCCGGGGTTCCTGGAGGACGTGCTGGCCGTGGTCCGCGACCACGGGCCACTGTCGGCCGGGGAGATCGAGAAGGTGCTCGAAGCCCCGGGGCGCGGCAAGCCCGGATGGTGGGAGTGGTCGGCCACCAAGACGGCCAGCGAGTACCTGTTCGCCGTCGGCGCCATCGGGACCTCGTTCCGGCGCGGGTTCGAGCGGGTCTACGACCTGACCGAGCGGATCCTGCCGGCCGCGGTGCTGGCGACCCCGACGCCGGCCGAGTTCGAGGCCAAGAAGGCCCTGATCGCGCGGTCGGCCCGGGCCCACGGGATCGGCACGGTCGGCGACCTGGCCGACTACTACCGGATCCGCAATGACGACGCCAAGCGCGCCCTGCTGGAACTGGTCGAGGACGGGGACGTGCTGCCGGTGCAGGTCCGCGGCTGGCGCGACATCGCCTTCCTGCACCGCGACGCGAAGATGCCCCGCAAGGTGACCGGGCGCGCCCTGCTGTGCCCGTTCGACCCGCTGATCTGGGAACGGGCCAGGACGGAACGGCTCTTCGACTTCCGCTACCGGATCGAGATCTACACGCCGGCGCCCAAGCGGGTCTACGGCTACTACGTGTTCCCGCTGTTGGTCGGCGACGAGCTCGTCGGGCGGTTCGATCTCAAGTCCGACCGGGCGACCGGACGGCTGCTGGTGCAGGCGGCCTGGCACGAACCGGGCACCGTGCCCGGCGAGGTGGCGCAGGCGGCATCGGCAGAGCTGAGCCGGATGGCGCGGTGGCTGGACCTGGACGAGGTGGCGATCATGCCCCGGGGCAACCTGCACGGCGCCCTGGCCGCGGCCATGTGA
- a CDS encoding DeoR/GlpR family DNA-binding transcription regulator yields MGPHERWTALLDILGRDGRLDVALAADELSVSAATIRRDLDHLAGQQLLSRTRGGAAPASVAYDLPLRYKTGRHTEEKFRIGTAAAALIRPGSVVAVNGGTTTSEVARALVTVPAGTDVDGHGDNPSFTVVTNALNIANDLAVRRNIKLVVTGGVARPSSYELIGPLAEPALERLHLDYVVLGVDGFDVQTGATAHHEGEAAVNALMVSQATTVIVVADASKLGHRSFARICATSAVDVLITDTAADPAQVAAFVDADVRVIQA; encoded by the coding sequence ATGGGCCCGCACGAGCGCTGGACAGCGCTGCTGGACATCCTCGGCCGGGACGGCCGGTTGGATGTCGCGCTGGCCGCCGACGAGTTGAGCGTGTCCGCGGCGACGATCCGCCGCGACCTGGATCATCTGGCCGGCCAGCAGCTGCTGAGCCGCACCCGGGGCGGAGCGGCCCCGGCCAGCGTCGCCTACGACCTGCCGCTGCGGTACAAGACCGGACGTCACACCGAGGAGAAGTTCCGGATCGGTACCGCGGCCGCCGCCCTGATCCGGCCCGGTTCGGTGGTGGCCGTCAACGGCGGCACCACCACCTCCGAGGTGGCCCGGGCGCTGGTCACCGTGCCGGCCGGCACCGATGTCGACGGACACGGCGACAACCCGTCGTTCACGGTGGTCACCAACGCGCTCAACATCGCCAACGACCTGGCCGTGCGCCGCAACATCAAACTGGTGGTCACCGGTGGCGTGGCCCGCCCGAGCTCCTACGAGCTCATCGGGCCGCTGGCCGAACCCGCCCTGGAACGCCTGCACCTGGACTACGTGGTCCTCGGAGTGGACGGCTTCGACGTCCAGACCGGCGCCACCGCCCACCACGAGGGGGAGGCGGCGGTGAACGCCCTGATGGTCAGCCAGGCCACCACCGTCATCGTGGTGGCCGACGCCTCCAAACTGGGACATCGCTCGTTCGCCCGGATCTGCGCCACCTCGGCCGTCGACGTGCTGATCACCGACACCGCCGCCGATCCGGCCCAGGTGGCCGCGTTCGTCGACGCCGATGTCCGCGTGATCCAGGCCTGA
- a CDS encoding GNAT family N-acetyltransferase, with amino-acid sequence MADALVRPAGPDDAPILARLQIGIWQQAYPDLLPAAALLADPQVQAEVWAARVSAGGAVLLAFEGTEPVGLASTDPDPDDRGQGQVELLHVLPRWSRRGHGGRLLGAAAAELRKSGATRGTWWAPETDESVQQFLLGVGWAADGGRRVLDTSERTFTEIRYSGNLDLILL; translated from the coding sequence ATGGCCGACGCCCTGGTCCGCCCGGCCGGTCCGGACGACGCCCCGATCCTGGCCCGGCTGCAGATCGGCATCTGGCAGCAGGCGTATCCGGACCTGTTGCCGGCCGCCGCCCTGCTGGCCGATCCGCAGGTCCAGGCGGAGGTCTGGGCGGCTCGGGTGTCGGCCGGCGGAGCGGTGCTGCTGGCCTTCGAAGGCACGGAGCCGGTCGGCCTGGCCAGCACCGATCCGGATCCGGACGACCGTGGCCAGGGACAGGTCGAGCTGCTGCACGTCCTGCCGCGGTGGTCCCGCCGCGGGCACGGTGGCCGGTTGCTCGGCGCGGCCGCGGCCGAGCTCCGCAAGTCCGGAGCCACCCGCGGCACCTGGTGGGCTCCCGAGACCGACGAGAGCGTCCAGCAGTTCCTGCTCGGCGTAGGGTGGGCGGCCGACGGCGGCCGGCGCGTCCTGGACACCAGCGAGCGCACGTTCACCGAGATCCGTTACAGCGGCAACCTGGACCTGATCCTGCTGTGA
- the dapB gene encoding 4-hydroxy-tetrahydrodipicolinate reductase, translating into MSDETKSNEVLRVGVIGARGRMGSQVCQAVDAADDMDLVAAVGGREWLFSLSDAGSQVVVDFTHPDVVMDHIRFCIDQGIHTVVGTSGIGDEQAEQIRHWLALKPEVGVMVVPNFAIGAVLTARFARQAARFFESAEIIERHHAGKIDAPSGTAIATARGIGAARAAAGLGAVPDATTIEAPGARGNLVEGIHVHSVRLPGLVAHQEVVLGSTGETLTIRHDSLHRSSFMPGVLTAVRAIVDRPGLTLGLEQLLGLD; encoded by the coding sequence ATGTCGGATGAGACCAAGTCGAACGAAGTACTGCGGGTCGGGGTGATCGGCGCCCGCGGGCGGATGGGTTCGCAGGTCTGCCAGGCGGTGGACGCCGCGGACGACATGGACCTGGTGGCCGCGGTCGGCGGCCGGGAATGGTTGTTCTCCCTGTCCGACGCGGGCAGTCAGGTGGTGGTCGACTTCACCCATCCGGATGTCGTCATGGACCACATCCGGTTCTGCATCGACCAGGGCATCCATACCGTGGTCGGCACGTCGGGCATCGGTGACGAGCAGGCCGAGCAGATCCGGCACTGGCTGGCCCTCAAGCCCGAGGTCGGCGTCATGGTCGTCCCCAACTTCGCCATCGGCGCCGTGCTCACCGCGCGGTTCGCCCGTCAGGCGGCCCGGTTCTTCGAGTCGGCCGAGATCATCGAGCGGCACCACGCGGGCAAGATCGACGCCCCGTCCGGGACGGCGATCGCCACTGCCCGGGGCATCGGTGCGGCGCGTGCCGCCGCCGGCCTCGGGGCGGTCCCGGATGCGACCACGATCGAGGCGCCCGGCGCCCGCGGGAATCTGGTCGAGGGCATCCACGTGCACTCCGTGCGTCTGCCCGGCTTGGTGGCCCACCAGGAGGTCGTACTGGGCAGCACGGGGGAGACCCTGACCATCCGGCACGACTCGCTGCATCGCAGCTCGTTCATGCCCGGTGTCCTGACGGCGGTGCGGGCCATCGTCGACCGCCCCGGCCTGACCCTCGGCCTGGAACAACTGCTCGGGCTGGACTGA